ctgccagcaaatgctcatgggaattgtagtccatggacttctggagggctgcagtttgactacccctgttctagtgtagcggttctcaacccgggAGTAGTGACCACTTAAGGGGTCATTTGACCTTTCCTGGGGGGTCGCAGTGACATGGCGCTGGCCCCCTCTGCGCCGGGCAGCACCGAGGAAGCCAGTGCCAAGCTGACGCCACCACTCCATCTGCCACTCCTGTGACGCTGGTTGGAGACGGCGCAGAGGTGGCCAGCGCCTGGCCGCCGCTGCTCtggccgccaccaccaccccgtGACCCCTAGAGTAggtacacgtgtgtgtgtgtgccactaTGTGTGCACAACGCCACCACCCCTGATGCAGGGGTTGCGGAGCAGTGGCGGTTGAGCACCCCTGTTCTAGTGCCACCTTCTCACCACCCCAATCCACCCAATCGCTTGGTTCTCCCTACTCATCTCAGCCCAAACTGACCGTTTGTGAATCGCCCCTGGAGCTGCTAGGCGGCCAGAGATGGACAACTTTGGTTGTATTTGTATAAAATATTTGTAACGTCTCTGTGCTCTACCCCCCCGAGTGGGTCCTCTTTGTGGATGTTTTGATCTGTATCAACCGCTATGATGTATCCTCCATCCCACTCCATTTCCCAAACCTCTTGAGCTGAGGACCAGAACAGGCTACACTGCAGGCAACTGTCCTGCACAAAGCTGAGCCTGGCTTGGAACCATTCTGCAAGGGGCACAGTGATCTTGCTGGGATCAAGCCAAATTagtgcccctcctccccaggcagggcaaGGTCAGGTCATCCATGAGTGGCAAAAGAAGTCAATCTTTCCCTCGCtgctccctcctgctgctgctgctgctgctgctgaaaccAGGCAAGAGCTCCATGTAGCAGCTGGCAAGGCAGGAGGGCGTCAGAAGCAGGGCACAGGTGGGGTTACTCACCAGCAGGGAAGCCAACCGCCAAAACCagctctggagaggaggaggtcagggaagcaTCCGGGGGATCAGACAGCTGCGCTTTGGGGTCCAGTGCCCGctgtggagggggaggagagatgactGGAGGAAAGATTTTATAACAGCTCCCAATGCAGGGCCATGGGGTGCCAGGCTATTTATTTGGCATCCTTCCCAAACTCCCTCTAGGGAAGGCCCACAGCTCTTTGCACAGGGGCCAGGCACATGCAGCCTTCAGGATCCCTACGGAAGAGGGTCTCTCCCAAGAAAGGAAGATGCAAGGTGGTCTGCATGGGTGGTAAAGGAGACCGTGGCCCATTAAGCCCCAAAGCGTGTGAGCCGAGGCCTTGAATCTTCTCACTTTCTGGAGGGACTGACAGTGAGAAAAAGGCCTTGTGGATCCCCAGGCAAAGCCCCTCCTGGAATGGGTTTGCTCCCTCTTGCTGGCACTGCAGCACCGTCAGCCCTCCTATCAGAGTCAGGAGCCAGAAAGGAGTGTCCCAGGTGGGGATGTTCTGGCGTGAGCCAAAAGGTCTCTGTCGTCTGGCCAGGGCTGCTGGGGGATGACTCGCCCCTGCCTACCAGAGGCCCATCCGGTAGGAGCCCAGGGGTACATCCAAGGGCAtctctgctcccttccccaaggCTCTGGGGAGTGACTGAGAAACTACTCACTGGATCAAAGGCGGGGAGTGAAAACGGAGCCTCTTTCCAGCCcaggaaatattcttcaggcgttttgaagggcaggccagcgttCAGAGCAAACTGCAAGGAGGGGCAGCAGAAGAACAGGCATCCGTTGGGATGAGGGGCATCCACAGAGCATGGGTGACAAATGCATGAAGAACACACACGTTCTATCACCACCATAAAACATGGTGCACATGGCACACATGCTGCCCCTGGAAGTACAAGGTGTACACCACCAGTGTAAGAACAATCACACTGAGTGCCAGTAAAAACAGGCGGTCTCCTTCAGCCAGCCAAACAATCAGGGGAGGGGAACATAATGCATTACTAAATGATCTACTGTATTCTGCAGCCAGAGCCTATCACAGCCACCATTCACCACACCATTCACCATTCCCcaactctttttaaaaggatgccCATTATTCAAAACTGAGAAAAAGCAGAATTACATCCCACTTACCCCCAAGGACTGAAAATTATACACTGAGTACCCTCAatgttgaagatgaaactcagatactttggccacctcatgagaaggaaggactccctggagaagagcctaatgctgggagcgatcgagggcaaaagaagaaggggatgacagagaatgaggtggctggatggagtcactgaagcagtcggtgcgaacttaaatggactccggggaatgtagaggacaggaaggcctggaggatcattgtccatggggtcgcgattgggtggacacgacttcacacttaacaacaacaacaaccctcaaTGTAGATGAGTGCAAAAGAAAGAGGGTATGTCAAGCCAGCTCAATTAAACCTCTTTTAAGGATGCCGAAACGTTAAGGGCCGGTCCAAAGGAGGGGCATGAGAAAACACGCGAAACTCAGAAATACCAGGCGGTCGCTGCATGAGAagtccttcttcttttgcccaggaGCCCAGTTTGGTGGACGCCCAGCTGCATCTACAGACAGGGAGAATACAGCCATCGACAAACACATCGCTGCCAGCTGGAAAACATAATCCTCTGACTGCAGCCAGGATCTGGAACTGGACCTTGAAACGCAGAACGAACCAGGCCGGCAACCAGACCTGAACAGAGGAACACGACAGCCCAAAGTCCGCTTTCTCGTGCCCCAGAGTGCTTCTGACAACTGGCAGGTCGGAATTCTAAGGGCAATCCCCCCTCTAAGGGGTAGCATCCTTTAGCTCTTCACTCACCTCCCACGTAGACACTTTGGCTCAAGGACACTGAAAGGTCACCGTTGGCCTtggaagacaggaggggaaagggggcgggGTCAAGAGAGCAGCACAGCCCTCTCATCCTCAGCCAGCGGGCCCCGCCCCCTCTCCCCAACcaaccctgccccccaccctccccgctaGTTACCTTTTTGCACAGGTGGTCCCACATGCCCAAGACAGGTTTGCGATAAATGCCGGAGCCAGTAGCCACAAAGGCCTGCAGGAAAAGGAGGTCAGTGGGGGTGGCACTGATGTCTTCACCCCACTCCTTGTTCACACATCGGGCCCAGGGGGGCACTTGGGAAGCGTCTGCCCTTTAACAATGATGACTAGCTTCTATGGAAGGGCAATGCAgacctggggttgccaggttgggaatacctggagactgttaacagcggcagcctctaatctggagacccagatctgattctccactcctccacaagctgaCAGCTGGGAGACAGCTGGGAactgccagtcacagttctctctcagctccctcagccccacctttctcacagggtgtctgtttttggGAGACTAAGGGAAAGGTGtgcagaagccactttgggactccttcgggtaatgaaaagtggggggaAACTCTACAGATGCTGCTTCTACTAGTGTTCCTCCCACCTCAATCAGTTCCTTTCCACTGCAAAACATGTTGTGGGATACGCTTACTTGTACGGGGATCCCCAGCCGCTCGACCACAGCCTCCAACTTGGCTTTGAAGACTTCAGGCCTGAGGCGTCCCCGGCTGATGCCCAGCTGATTGGTGAAAATCACAACCTGAAGAACAGAGAAGAACAGGGCACTGAGCAGGGGCACAAAGGAAACGAGGGGCACCTTAAGGGAAGAGGGCAGGCCAAGAAGCCTACCTTGTAGCCCTCACTCAGAAGCTGCTTCAGCTTACGGGGGACTTCAGGGTACAGGATTCTGCAAAGGACAAAGGATTTAGGCCAGCTCTCATGGGCCACTCTGCACGCGGCTCACAGGGAGGGCAGTGCTATAACCAGggactttatttcattttcaatcccTCCAACCACAGGCTGGTGGGATTATGTATAAAGCAAGAACAgaacaaatcaataaaacaataaagacaaagataatttaaaaacatatgcaaGAAATCTAGCAACAGCTTCCAATCGGCCGACATCATTTGAAAACAAGAGTTTCCAAATAGTAGGAACACTAGAGCACTGAACAGAAAAGTACAGTAACACAACATCCAGAATCTGGTCCTGATCAGGGAGAAAAAGCAAGATTTCAATAAATATATTAAGTATAACATTAACATCCATGCAAAGGCCAGCAGTTGCTCTTTCCCATGCAGGGCAAGCTGATTTCtcccaagcaccccccccccacagctcttGACTTACTTCCAGTCTTCAGGGCCTGTCGGAAACACTTTCCCAGACTGCGTAGTGATGATGGTTCCATCTAAATCGAAACCTGCAATCTAAGGAGAGAAGCAAAGCGATCAGGCCAGCAGACCCGTCTGGCTATGCACACACAAGGCCCTCCGGGTCTCCTGCTGCAGAAAAATATCTCCACTCTGTCTTGGGACTTGAAAGACAAGGACTGGTGGAAGGGGAGGCTCAGTCAGCCTCTGGGTATGAGGCGAACTGGATCCTTCCACATCTAGTACTCTCTCGGGTGTACACAGTTATGTCCTCCTTCCTCAAAGTGGCGTATACAGTTCTCCCTTCCTCACAAGCACCTGATGGTGTAGGCTGGAGCCAGACGAGTAACTGGCCCAAACTTTAGGGCAGAAaggtgatttgaacccaggtctcctaagTCTAGTCCATAAATGAGCCTGCACTGGAGAGTTAAAAATAATATTCATAATAATAGCATAATAATAATGTAGCAGCTAAGGTCCACACTATGATCTCTGGGTCTTGGGGTGGGCAGATTCTGTTGTTCCTTGAGCAGCAAATCAACATCAGCCCCTCAGGGTGGCCACTGAACTTGGTAGGAACAGCAGACAGACTTAATTCCACACTGTCCATCTGCTCTACAGCAGAGATCCAGGGCTTTACACAGTCCCACCATTGATTCTGTCCCTCAGCTATGCTACAAGAGTGATGAAGAATGAGAAACAGTTATTGGACAGATTTATATCGATTGCTCCCAGCTCCTGTCTAATATTACCTGCTCCAGGCCTCTTTAACGTAAGCCCTCGGTCGcaaacccatgaagctgccaccTACCAAGTCAGACCTTTGGTCTCTACATCtgtcttgtctactctgactggtagctgctctccagggtctcaagctgaGGTTTCTCCCATCATCTGGGgtctgaacctggggcctttgcATACAgcgcaggtgctctaccactgagccacagcccttcccacccacccaccagagcAGTAGGTCTTACTTTGGCACTTGGCGTCACTCCTTTCTTTGTGAAGACCAAAAGCTTGCCCAAGTCCTCCCATGAGTCATGAGGATGGGAAGGCAGATCTGGGAGTGCCTGTGGGGAAGGCTCCTGTGCCTGCTCCACCAGAGCAGCCATCTCCTGCAGTTGTCTGAGTTTCTCCACCACAGAAGGGTCGTCATCTTCGTCCTCAGAAGGGCTGGAGGGCCGGGGCCGCTTGGGGGGTTGGGCCACATTGTCATCCTCCTTCACGGGGCGCCGCGGGCTGAAGTACTCCCGCACAGTTTTCTTTGGGGAACGGGAATCTTGCTCAAACCGGATGCAGTAATGGTACAGTCCATTCACTAAGCACAGCGTTTCACCCTCTTGGAGAGTTGTGCTGTCGCCACAATGCAAATGTATCTCCTCCACTGATGTTGGGTTTATCCCCCGCTGCCAACAGAGCAAAAAAGTAGAAGCTACAGCTTCAGAGCCAGTTATACCAGCAATTTCCCTTCCCCAGACTCATCTGTATTGTAGATGGAAAAGTGGCCCTCACCAGCAACACAAACGCTCACCCTTTCCCTGCTAGACAGAAAGCTGTTCTCTGAATCAATTGCCCTGCACTGAAAAACTGAGAAATGCTGATCTTGTCCCATCTTACCTGTGTAACTCTTACAGATCTGTAGGCATAATTTGCCAGTAACTCCACTgcaagagagaaaacaaaaacTGTTATACTCGAGGGCTGTCTTTTAAAGAGGTTATCTCTATCCAACTTTTCTGGATAAATAATACCCAAAGATTATTCTATGTTATATTAAGGAAAAATAGGATCCTGAATTAATGTAAGCAAAGAGAACAAACTTCTGCATGGAATATAAATTGGGCAACTGTTTATAGTTACGCGGATAAATTGCATCTCAAAATAGAAAACAGAACCATGTCTATTGGGCATATACAGCAGTCCAGGTGCACCTTTAAGATCGGCAAAATTTTATTTTGAGTTTAAGtccttgtgtgcatgcacattttttcaGAATaaagcacacgaaagcttatactgaGAGGAAAACTTtgggacttaaaggtgccactagactcaaacttcgttctactGCTctaggccaacatggctacccacctgaatctaacagtACAACACTGAGGGGTGTACAGGGAGAGCAGCATGAGTACAATTTGTGCCCCACTGCTTTGAGGCAGCATAAATGGATTTTTCATTGTTCTGTCCTCAATGCTGCAAAGTAAAATTTGTAGAAAATTTTAGAAAGGGCAATGGGCCTATAGTCATTCAGTGAATTTAAAGTCTGAGTGGAGATTTTAGTCCATGCTTTGGTCTGTTCAACAACACACAACATTTCTGATAGTGTTATTCAAATTGTACATATATATTTCACACAAAAACCCCTCTTTCCTACTCTCAAACCTACCTGACCATTATCACTTACAAATTTATCTTTTATACAGAAAAATGCCAACTACCATTTGACCATCAAAAGCACATCAAGCAAACTGCCAACCTCATAGACAGAGGTTGGGGTAGTTCTCTGCAGCAGTGAGGACTTGAAATGTATTTCTGAAACAACAAACAGTTATAGAGATACCAGAATCCTGGAATACAAAGAACCACTAGAATATACTGCTTAGGTCAGACACAATGAAAAGAGGGCTCTATAATTCATTTATGGTGCAAACAGTGAAGTTTGCTGATAGGCAATCATAATAGTAACAATACTTACCTTGTGTCCTTGAACATTTCTTATCAGTGATAAGAGTCTTAGGTCCCCTGCCAAGAATCACCATCACACCATCAGGCAGATGAATTGGATCGTGGCGTTGGTCTTGGCTGATGAGGAGGCACCGCATCATTCAGGGTAACCTGCAAGCAAAACTAATTGCTTatggatataaataaaacaggatcCTGCACAGATCTTCACATCCACAATTTCCACAAATCAGTTCTCCAAATTTGTTTTTGCAACCTTAAGAGTGAAGTATTTCTAATCaaggaaaagagaaatgtttctTGGCTAGGAAGAAATCCTAAACTTTGGATGAGTGGTGtcacaaaggaaaagaaagatcaTCAACTGACTGGGGTAGAGAAAACATAGAGAACATTTGAGAAACAGGTTGTGAtctagggatttttaaaaaatgaagcaagCTGCTTCTAAGGATGAAAAGCAGTTATACCTATTACTTATGGAGACACTGTATATTAAAACCGGGCTAATGCCCAAAGGAGTAGAACATAATGCCTAACATGACTTgctgttttattctgctgctacagactatCAGAGACACCCATTTGGAATTATAATTCACAGTGTACTTTTTCCCCAAGGAGATGGCCATTTTTCAAATCTGAGAAAAAGCAGAATTACATCCCACTTAATCCAAAGCCTGAAATACAGACATGAAGGAGGGAGCACTCTACCTTAGGAGGGACCCCAGAGACAAACATGGGCTGATACTGCAAACATAACAGGAAGCTTCTGAAAGGATCCTCCTATCCAAGCAGAGGCGCTGCACCCagctttaaaacaccctccaattATTACCCCCAATACGGTTACTGAGCCCAGCATGAGACCCGACAGCACAACTAGGAAGCTTTCTCCAGCACAGGAAGCCAGAGCAGCGGTGTTGCACTTTTAGTGATCCCAGCCGGAAGCAGACTTTATTTCTTCCCCTGACCAAAACATCTTGCAGGTAATACCTTTATAGTGGGATCAACCCAATCACCTGGTCAGGTTGAAATGCTCCCCGTTGGGATAAGAAAAaagatttcccaacctgaattcgATGTGTGGGGAAAACATAAATAGACGCCACAAAAGTCTCACCCTGAACTTCCGGTGAAAGCCCGGGTGTTGAGCCACGCCGCTCTAGGCTTTGGGCACTCTATGTTCAGCCCCTTTCGCCCGCAGCGCACAGCCGTGCCGAGTGAGGGAATTCCCTCTAGATCCAGTTCCAGTGTGGGACTTTTTATAGAGAAAGGATGGAAGGGATGCAATCTCACACGCGCGGCCTGGTTTATGATCCCAGGTTTGCTAGCTCTACCCCTCTTCGGGCACGACGATCCTTTTGCTTAGTACGTGTGAAAAGTGCTCCGATGCTGCCCACGACGTCTTTCATTGTGGTTCCGGGAATTTTAGTTCCCACCCCTTTGCCATAACTGCTGGAGGAGGCAGCATTGTAGAGAAAACAAAACGAGCGCCTCACCCCGTCGGAATGCAGCTCAAGAGGATCCCGCAGTGATGAAGAGACAGCTGACGAACCAAATATGCTTGGATGGCAAGGAGTTTAATTTGCCTCACACTGGCCGCCTGTATCCTCAAGGATAGTCAGGGTGTAAAAGCAGACCAGGTGGGGCAAAATAATGTTGGAACCAGAAATTGTTTACATATTTAGAGACTTCTTGTTCTGAAGGGAATCCATAGGAATACTGCAAACACTAGGTCAGAAACCACTTAAAGCATGCAGTTTAGTAGCCCAGCCCTCCATTGGCTactcacattttatttaaatataaataaatggcgGTGGAGCAGCCTacagcttcacccccccccctttatttgtgtgtaataaaagcaaaaacaattAAGAGTTATGGAATTATAGCTACCCATATAGTtatatataggtatatatatTATAGTTACCTAGTCACAGAATCTCTTGCAGGGGCAGGGAAAGCCAGAGTGAAAAGACAGAAATCCTGCACCTTTATTATCCCTGaccaggccaaaaagcctctAGAACACCTGGGTCATAAAAGCAAACTTCCAAAAAGCAAATCTTCCGGGTCATAACAATCGTGTGGAAAAGAAAATTAAGACAGGAACTTTTGTAGTGTTTAGGGACGAGAAAAGCCTATTCCTCTTCCAAACAATTATTCTAGGTTCAGAAGCCAACGAGAATTTTCTGGATTTAAGGAATATACCTTTCTCTTCCTGGTTCAAGTACCAGCTGGTTTCTCTGCTGCAAAGATGGGAAGGCTGGAACAATTCATTTTTACACTTTTCAAACTCTTGTTCAAAAACATTAGAGACTTTtagaatattttaattaataatttaataaagttttattatttattaataaagttaagtctattacaaaataacaaaatcattcaaacatttaaaacatcggTTCACTTTCATTCTGTTATTTGCTGCAATAGGGAGCATGAGAAAAAGTTGTATTTCTTAAGCAAGCACAGCTGGGGATTTTGAGGGGACAAATGGAATCTTTTCTGATAGGGTCGCATCTTTTACAAGCATTCTTCACAAGAATGTCTGGAAGATTGCATAGAACAGGGAGGGCATTATTTCAGGTATGTatggtactttaaaaaaaacacgcaCAAAAAAACCCTTGATCCATCTATTGAGGTGTTTAAACTTTATAAAAAGTCCGCAGCCAGGACAATAGCAGCAAGATTTCTGAGTTCACGCAATGGTTCCCAGTCCCCTTTCTGAGGCTTCTAGCATACAGACAGGTTTTTGTGGATGAGGCAGGAGGATTTGAGGCTGTAAATTGTGCCTCTGCAAGGACTGACAAGATTAAGATTGAATCTCAAGTTTCTAAGCCCCCTCTCATAAGGTCCTGAGTGGGTTGGGCTGTGCTCAGTTCTCTCAGGTCCGTGTCATCTGGATTCTGAGGGTGATGGGTGACTTAAGCGCTGTGCCCTCTGGAAATGAAGACTGGCTCTTCCTGTGGCAGCATGGACAATCAGTCTATAGGGGAAAAGAGAAATATATTAATTTTGGACTATGGTTATGTCACAAGAGAGCTCTGCACTTCAACTTGCTTGCCAAGTTGTGTGTGGCTGATGGAGGACATGAAACAGGTTGCATCCATAGGGCTTGCCAGTTTCTCTGCTTGCCAGTCATCATTGCAGCAGAGTCAGAGTCACTAGGATGCATTATGCAATCTACCAAAGGGGCCAGATGCACTGAGGCAGGTTGCCATGCGAT
The Paroedura picta isolate Pp20150507F chromosome 16, Ppicta_v3.0, whole genome shotgun sequence genome window above contains:
- the PNKP gene encoding bifunctional polynucleotide phosphatase/kinase, whose product is MMRCLLISQDQRHDPIHLPDGVMVILGRGPKTLITDKKCSRTQVELLANYAYRSVRVTQRGINPTSVEEIHLHCGDSTTLQEGETLCLVNGLYHYCIRFEQDSRSPKKTVREYFSPRRPVKEDDNVAQPPKRPRPSSPSEDEDDDPSVVEKLRQLQEMAALVEQAQEPSPQALPDLPSHPHDSWEDLGKLLVFTKKGVTPSAKIAGFDLDGTIITTQSGKVFPTGPEDWKILYPEVPRKLKQLLSEGYKVVIFTNQLGISRGRLRPEVFKAKLEAVVERLGIPVQAFVATGSGIYRKPVLGMWDHLCKKANGDLSVSLSQSVYVGDAAGRPPNWAPGQKKKDFSCSDRLFALNAGLPFKTPEEYFLGWKEAPFSLPAFDPRALDPKAQLSDPPDASLTSSSPELVLAVGFPAAGKSTFVKQHLVAAGYAYANRDILGSWQKCVAVCQSALQAGKSVVVDNTNPDLESRSRYIDCAKTLGVPCRCFLFTASLDQAKHNNRFREMTEKEHIPVNSIVLNTYKSKYVAPTLEEGFAEIIKINFVPQFANPELESLYHQFSEG